The following coding sequences are from one Candidatus Aegiribacteria sp. window:
- a CDS encoding methyltransferase domain-containing protein: MPADWMNVSSLSFNTILLFERVQLSWFPGWIPEKEFAVALRANPHVEWYLRHKCPELNEWLDKVTSREDGNQPSNPEIRQAEMEILKTVNDLVVYVVSPDVYDSQPFLKWNPDELTSLIDFSGKRVIDIGSGTGKLALIAASKAKAVYAVEPVANLRIYLKKRTMELGLNNVFVVDGLIQDIPFADDFADITIGGFVFGEHPDEELREMMRVTKPCGTVILCPGNTDSDNDKHDFLIGKGFEWSQFKEPGVRPVRKYWKKVRP; this comes from the coding sequence ATGCCGGCCGACTGGATGAATGTATCGTCACTTTCCTTTAATACTATTTTGCTGTTTGAGAGGGTTCAGCTCAGCTGGTTTCCCGGATGGATACCGGAAAAGGAATTTGCAGTCGCATTGAGAGCAAACCCGCACGTGGAATGGTACTTGCGACATAAATGTCCTGAATTGAACGAATGGCTGGATAAGGTAACGAGTAGAGAGGATGGAAATCAACCATCGAATCCTGAAATCCGTCAGGCTGAAATGGAGATTCTGAAAACCGTTAATGATCTTGTTGTATACGTCGTGTCCCCGGATGTTTACGATTCTCAACCATTTCTGAAGTGGAACCCTGATGAACTGACATCCCTGATTGATTTTTCCGGCAAAAGGGTGATCGATATCGGCAGTGGTACTGGAAAACTAGCGTTGATTGCCGCTTCGAAAGCAAAGGCTGTATACGCGGTCGAACCTGTTGCTAACCTGCGTATATATCTGAAAAAGAGAACCATGGAACTGGGATTGAATAACGTATTCGTAGTTGATGGTCTTATTCAGGATATACCGTTTGCGGATGATTTCGCGGATATAACAATTGGAGGTTTCGTATTCGGTGAACATCCGGATGAAGAACTCCGGGAAATGATGCGAGTAACAAAACCATGCGGCACAGTAATACTATGTCCGGGTAATACCGACAGTGATAATGACAAACATGACTTCCTTATCGGAAAGGGGTTTGAATGGTCACAATTCAAGGAACCGGGAGTAAGACCTGTTCGTAAGTACTGGAAAAAAGTCAGACCGTAA